One genomic segment of Odocoileus virginianus isolate 20LAN1187 ecotype Illinois chromosome 33, Ovbor_1.2, whole genome shotgun sequence includes these proteins:
- the SEPTIN12 gene encoding septin-12, with the protein MDPLRQSPSPSSSEASSPRTLSCERLGYVGIEAVLDQLKIKAMKMGFEFNIMVVGQSGLGKSTMVNTLFKSKIWKSTMPGLRVPMPQTLQLHSMTHVIEENGVKLKLTVTDTPGFGDQINNDKCWDPILGYINEQYERYLQEEILITRQRHIPDTRVHCCIYFVPPTGHCLRPLDLEFLQRLCRAVNVVPVIARADSLTIEEREAFRHRIQDDLKTHSIEVYPQKCFDEDVNDKILNSKIRERIPFAVVGADREHMVNGRCVLGRKTKWGIIEVENMAHCEFPLLRDLLIRSHLQDLKDITHNVHYENYRIIRLKESHALPRGPGWVDLAPAPSPAPGPAPTGTRASPGPAKVCRWAEDNSDEDF; encoded by the exons ATGGACCCCTTGAGGCAGTCCCCCTCGCCCAGTTCATCAGAGGCCTCCAGCCCGAGGACCCTCTCGTGCGAGAGGCTTGGTTACGTGGGCATCGAAGCTGTGCTGGACCAACTCAAGATCAAGGCCATGAAGATGGGGTTCGAGTTCAACATCATGGTGGTGG GACAGAGCGGGCTGGGCAAGTCCACCATGGTGAACACGCTCTTCAAGTCCAAGATATGGAAGTCCACGATGCCGGGTCTGAGGGTGCCCATGCCCCAGACGCTGCAGCTGCATTCCATGACTCACG TCATCGAGGAGAATGGCGTGAAGCTTAAGCTGACCGTGACCGACACACCGGGCTTTGGGGACCAAATCAACAACGACAAGTG CTGGGACCCCATCCTGGGCTACATCAACGAGCAGTACGAGCGGTACCTGCAAGAGGAGATCCTCATCACCCGCCAACGACACATCCCCGACACGCGAGTGCACTGCTGCATATACTTCGTGCCGCCCACCGGGCACTG CCTGAGGCCCCTGGATCTTGAGTTCCTGCAGCGGCTCTGCCGGGCTGTGAACGTGGTGCCCGTGATAGCCCGGGCCGACAGCCTGACTATTGAGGAGCGAGAGGCCTTCAGGCACAGG ATCCAGGATGACCTGAAGACTCACAGCATCGAGGTGTACCCTCAGAAGTGCTTTGACGAGGACGTCAATGACAAGATCCTCAACAGCAAGATCCGG GAGCGGATCCCCTTCGCTGTGGTCGGGGCTGACCGAGAGCACATGGTGAACGGGCGGTGTGTCCTGGGCCGGAAGACGAAGTGGGGCATCATCGAAG TGGAGAACATGGCCCACTGTGAGTTCCCCCTCCTGAGAGACCTGCTCATCCG CTCCCACCTCCAAGACCTGAAGGACATCACCCACAACGTCCACTACGAGAACTACCGCATCATCAGACTGAAAGAAAGCCACGCGCTGCCCCGGGGGCCCGGCTGGGTGGACCTGGCCCCTGCCCCgtcccccgcccccggcccggcccccaCGGGCACCCGGGCCAGCCCCGGGCCCGCGAAGGTGTGCCGGTGGGCCGAGGACAACTCAGACGAGGACTTCTAA